The window TATTTCGGAGGAAAATTGCGCTCTGATAgtgtccttttccttttcttcttgaaGGAAATGATGAGTTCTCAGAGGCAAGGACGGTGAATCGAGAGAGCGATGGGGGGACGTTGTATCACCCGCGATTTTGAAACCCAGACCAAATTGGTCGAACCGGAAAAAGTGGGTCAAGGGTCATGACTCAAGACATCATAAATATGTTAAAACTAATTTTTATGATCTAAAagataattatacaaatcaataaaattacaTGAAGCGATTGGGTGACTCGTACAATTAATTGAAGTGGTAAATTTGTAATCTTAAGTAAAAACATACAAGTATTCTAAAATCATAAATCAATATTGAAGAGTAATGAACTAAGATTTAAAGCTAAATATATCATTAACattaatatatttcatcttttaagtTAAGATAGCAAATTTAACAATATTAATCATTATGTTCTCTTTGGTTATTTAGTGAAATAGCGTAGGCAAGAAAATTGGAGGAATGtttgaaataaagaaaaaaaatgtgaaaaaaagtgaactataaaataataaaataaacgcTGACCAAATTAAGCTCAATAAAACTCATTGtattctcccaaaaaaaaaaaaaaactcattgtATGGTAAATGAAATTTGAGCCCTTTCATGCCAATTATTTACAGCTTAAGGATTATGAGAATAAAAAATTCAGTTGtcattatttagttaaatttaTGGGTTGATAACTAGAGGTCTGGCAAAAAACAATAGAGGTctacaaaataatttttgtaaATTCACCCAATTTAATGGTTTGCTAATTGAAACATCCAACTTTTCTAGTTTGCATTAAAAtgggtggttttttttttcacgttTGCGAGTTCGAAGATTGGACCAACTCAAAAATCAACCGAGATAATGTTCATTACTATATGCTTTTAAAAGAATATTATCACCAAATAGTTTAGTTTTAAAACATTAGTATCATCAAATGTGTATAAGGATTatattcttctcttttttttttatctctctctctctctctctctctctccaaattatttttaactttacAACTGCATTGTACCATCCTAAAGTGTAAAAATACcaaacaattaaagaaaaataggctAAAAAACATGTATGATGTTTATCATGTGCGAGTTGAAACACAGCACTATGTTGGTTTCAAAAACTCCTGAATATGGTAATGTAAAAAATCATTGCCTTGATCATTTTAGATATAGCAGTCCAAAATGGTCTTGCTTAAGAATAACTATAGCTacatcaaaaccaaaaaaataatttaaaaagtaattaaattttatgaaaatgcTTAAATAATTGAAAATTATGACATGACAATGGCCCAAACGATATACACAAATGTGAGAATAGTTAAAAACAAGGAAGTTGgttatttttttactttattttttgacttactTAAGCAATATATGCAAATGTGAAAATagttaataataaaaaaataatgtttACTTTGTTTCTGTGCATAAACGTGGATAccttataaaatatcattttacTTAAAAAGAAATATGTAGTTCACTATTCTAAATTGCCAACATGCCTAGTCACCACAACTTACTTtctttaaattattaaaaattagctttaaattattttctttctctctttttatgATTTATGTCAAACTTTTAATAGAATGCTTATTGAGCTGAAAAGGCTTTTATAGGCTGAGAGGTAGAAAAAATTTCTAGCTACTACTTGTTAAATATCTAGATCAAATAATTTTCACCATGCATTTAGAATAGACTTTCGTGGGAGTTTATCACTGTGTAATGTTTGCATTATTCTCTTCAAACACCAACCAAATGGCAACaatggaaaaggaaataaagggAAGAAAGATAGACCAAGGGCTAATAGTTCAAAAGAAGCagaagtaaaaaagaaaaaaaaaagtgaatcaACGTAAAATGCAGGAAAGGAAATAACAACatacaaaaaaggaaaataggaaggaaaaaaaaaaccagtgaAGCAGCTGATTTTAGAGGCCAAAGAAAAGCTGAGCTCCACAAACAAATTTGATCTTACTCCACATGCCTAAATCCCCTCAATGGCCAAGCCACTGGCTCACTCCTCACTCTACTCTTTTCcctcatcatcttcttcaagtTCATCATCTCTTTTATGTCCCATAACGGTATGCTCTTCTCTTCCCACTCAATTGCTGACAAACTCAGAAATCTCAATTCTTTCCTCAGTTTCCTCTTGTTCTTCCAAGCTCCAATTCATTCAACAACACTCCACTGCCACAACCACAACACTAAAGCATCCAATTTTGCTCTTCACTGCCCTTGATACACCCCCGGTTGACACCCAATCCTTTCTGGCCACTGTTAGTGTCTTGGCTGCCATTGCTCTCTCCCTATTTCTTGGCCTCAAGGTTGCCTTTTTGTTGATTAAATTTGTTATCTTTTTGTGGTTTCTGCTTGATTTGGCTTCATATGCTTATTAGGCAAAAGGGTTGTTCTTTTTTTAACACTAAATTTTCTTCATGCTTTAGGATTATCTAGTGCAGCTTGAAATTATAAGCATactgtttttgtttcttttcctaaaAAGCTGTTATTTTTGTGGTTTTGTATGTGCAGGGGGATCCTGTTCCTTGTGACAGGTGTGCTGGAAATGGTAATCTCTTTTTCTTGGAACGAAATTCTTTATACATTAGTATACGTGCATTTAGTCTGCACAATTGACTTGCATGTAGATTGCAAGTGAATTTTTAGGTGCAATTTTACATTATTGTATTAAAAACTGGTGTTTTCGTTTATATGCACAAAAAATCTAATGCAGATTGGCAGGAAACTTTATAAGTCAAGTCAAGTCGAGAGTTAAGTTTCGAGacatgctctctctctctctctctctctctctctctctctaatgtCTTATTTGGTGTTCCCACaaaggtgaaattttttggtttttctgGTCGAGCAATGCTGATGATCACTGCAGATTTTGGTTGGCATGTTTTGTGTGTAAGGCTATGAAAAGTGGAAATCAAGCATCTCAATGTCCAAATATAAGCTACTCTTTTGCTTTCTgattagaaaaggaaaaaagaaagtgaagaagaaaaTAGGGAGGTAGAATTTTTCAGGAATCTTTTTACCAGATGTGATTTAAAGGTTTATAGCCTGAAGTTCTGCTTTTTTCATAATATGAAAAATCTATGTCCAATGAGAAGAAATCTCTTAAGTCTGTTAAAGAAACagtgaaattgaaaataaacttCTAAGTGCAGATTGTGGAATATTAATCTGGTATTACTTCGTTCAAAAGTGTGTCTGTATTAATCAGATATATGCTTTTGGAACAGTGTCAAAATGAGCATCTTTAATTTGAGGAATTGACGTACAATTGATTCACGAATTTCCAACTGATACCATATTGGAAATTTTAGCTATTTAGCTCTAAGACTGTATGAATGGTTACATTCCAATTGACAGAATTCATAGTAATTCGTTTGGTACATAAAGAAGACCATGTTTCTCTCTTTCTCGGATGGTACTTAGCTTCAATGACTCAACAGAATATTGCCTGAGCTGCTCCTTTTGCAAAAATAGACTGATAGAGGCACCATGTGGAATCAAAGTGACAACCTAATAATCAGAAGTTGCAAGGCTTCAGAAACTGATTTCCAAGGGTGAGGAATGGGTAGGATGGTGTAAGGGGAAGGTCAAGAATGAAGATCATACTTTGTCCCTTGTTAGCACCATAATCCTTGAGATGGTATTTAAAGTTGTACCTACCTTAACCTTTCAAAATTGCTAATTGAACAGGATTTAAGTAACTCTTTTTCACCTTTGGTTAAGCATAAGCAAAACGAAAATAGAGCTGCTACAATTCAATTTGGGAGTTTTTAAGTCAATTTACTAGTTTAATATCCTCTATGATGTGCGTTTGCATGAGTCATACTGGATTGCTGTTTCACTACTTGCTTCTGAGTGATTGACAAAATACCACTTGGTTTCTTTTTGGGCAATTTTAGGCTCTCCTAACAATATGTTATGTAGTTGGCTCCAAGGATAAAGGATTAAGATTTGGAGCATATTTTATGAGCATAAACTTCTAATTAGATTCATAAACCTAACTAGAATATTAGAAAGGTCTGTTTGTTCCAGGCGTACATAGTTTGACTTCAACAAGCACATAGGGAATCCTATTTTGACATTGGCCCTATGAGATGGCTCTTTACAGATTCTAGATTAAACCATCCTATTGCTGACCCTTAGCCCTCTGCAGCTTTGTACAAAGTTCAAATATGAACCACCAAGTCATTTGCCTTATTGTTTATGTTTATCAATCTCAAGTGTCCAATCACTTATGCATCAGTGGCCAGAACCATGGAAACACTTCTCAACCACCATCTAGAAGTCTAACTAAATGAATCATCTCAATTCTCTTACTTACAGCTTCCATCACCAAAGTAAAAGCAAAGTCATTTTAAGTTTCATATGGTATACTGAGGCACTGCCCGGGAAAGTGAAGAAGCAGAAATCAGATGACCTGATAGCGTCAACTACATTACAAGGTATACATACTCAATCATAATATATCGAGAGGAGTTTAACTGGTGGGAGCAAGTTGGGATAGTTAGGCAAAAGTGCGCGTCATTTCTGGAATGTTTGAGCGGTGATTTTGCTCTGCAGCCCGCAGACTCTTAAGAGTATAGTGGTACTGGACGAGTTATTCCCCTTAGCTATTCCCTTATTATggtttcatttgaccaattactTGTCCTTTATGAGTTTTGTATTATTGCCCTTGAACGATTTATTTAGCTCAAtgcatttttaaaattttccaatcaGTTAAAACCTGGTATATACATAAGTGGATCGAATTATGTTAGGGTCACCAATGAGTACGTAATCACTCTTGTTTGGCTTGAAGACTTCTGTGAATATCTGTAGTCCTTTTGGATTTGAAGCCGTGATGATTTCAGATACCTGTTGATAAATGGAAGTGTTCATTACGTGTTAGTAGTCATTTCCCCCATAGCTGATGAACTATTCTTTGGTAATTGACGACAGGTGGTACCAAATGTGTCTTCTGCAATGATGGTAAGATGAAAATGGAAACAGGGCTGGTTGATTGCAGGGTCTGCAAGGGTGCAGGTTTGTTACTTTTTAACTGTGTACCACAATTAATATTTCTGAGCATTAACAGGTCTAAGAATACATTGTTTATAAACTTGATATTGTTGCACTTTTATCACTTCGTGTTGTTCAGCCAAAGGTATCATTTTACAGGTTTGATACTGTGTAAGAAGTGCGGAGGTTCTGGATATGCAAGACGTTTGTAAAGAACTTTAGAACCCCCAGAATCGCTGTTTCCCCTTGTAATTGCCAATATGGAAGATAATGTCATATCCCTAATTCATTTATTCAAGACTATCTTCTTAGCATCTTTACTGGTCCACTCCACagtttccatctttttt is drawn from Coffea arabica cultivar ET-39 chromosome 1c, Coffea Arabica ET-39 HiFi, whole genome shotgun sequence and contains these coding sequences:
- the LOC113723469 gene encoding uncharacterized protein isoform X2 — its product is MAKPLAHSSLYSFPSSSSSSSSSLLCPITGDPVPCDRCAGNGGTKCVFCNDGKMKMETGLVDCRVCKGAGLILCKKCGGSGYARRL
- the LOC113723469 gene encoding uncharacterized protein isoform X1; translated protein: MAKPLAHSSLYSFPSSSSSSSSSLLCPITVCSSLPTQLLTNSEISILSSVSSCSSKLQFIQQHSTATTTTLKHPILLFTALDTPPVDTQSFLATVSVLAAIALSLFLGLKGDPVPCDRCAGNGGTKCVFCNDGKMKMETGLVDCRVCKGAGLILCKKCGGSGYARRL